A region of the Pelecanus crispus isolate bPelCri1 chromosome 1, bPelCri1.pri, whole genome shotgun sequence genome:
AACGTAAGGTGCTGGCTGGTAGTAACAGGTAACATTAGTGGCATTAGGGATGATGTTTTGTTCTGCCAGTACTTTGAGTGCTAGCAGAGAAATCAAGTTGAGAGTCTGCCTTCGTTCATGTCCCATGAGACAGACTGTGCTCTCATTTACCACCCTGCGCAGAATCATGAGGTAGTCATATTTGCTCCTCTCTTCTTTGGAGAAGTGGTTCTGGAGGTAGGTCTCTAGTTTGCGCTGCTGATCCAGGATGTCTGGGAAGTCTATGAAGAATCGGGAGCACATGTAGCGCTCTAATGTTTTGATCTCATCCTTATCCATGGGCCTGAAGTCTCGTACTAAGAGGTTACTATATTTCAGAAGCCCACCACCTCGGATCTCTTCAGGATTTTTGGTAGCTATCAGCTTGTTCTGGAGGTGATCAAAAGCTGCTTCAAAGTCTCCATACATACTCTCCCCGATCACCGTTGGATGGAAGTGCTCTGACATGGGGGTTTCCGAGTAGTCATAGTAAAAGAGCAGCGAGTCCAGTATGATTTGGAAGGAGTCCACACTGAACTCAAACTGTCGTCGTATACAGTCTACAAACTTCAGCTCCACGTTCCTGCCATGTTTGTTGGAAAGTGATATCAAGCTCCAACGGTCAGACTCTGTATACACTTTGACTAGCTTCTGGATGTAGGCTTCCTTCAGTGTTACTGGACTGATTTTTAGCTTGCTTACTCCTTCTGGCAAGAAATTCAAGAGGGATCGCAACACCACATCTCGAACTAACTGAAACTCTGCCTCACTTGGAAGAGAAACTTGAAAAATGAGATCCAGGTCTTTGCATCCCAACCCATTATCCTTGACCAGGACATGACCAGCTGCAGAGCCATTCAGACGAACATCGTGTACCACAATGCCTGCTTCACTCAACCTACTCCGAACAGTCTGAACAATGTCCTTCAGAGTTATCTTCAGCGTTGGGAAGTTACCTCGTCCATGGATCGGAACCACCTCTGTAAGAACCTCATGCAGACGGCTGACCTGCTCCCAGTTCAGTACACTGCATGACATGCAGTCTGTGTTACTTCCTTTGCCTGCcatcttagggtttttttcttctccaaagaaACTGTAGGGAGgtggaataagaaaaaaaaaaaaagacaagtcaGACTTTTACACTTCCTAGATATATCCTATGCTCTGCTTTCCTGTCTACATGTAGAGATGCAAACTAGAATGAAATAATTCTATGTACTAATGATTATCAGCAAGCCTTTCACCTGAAGTGATACTCAACTTCTCTATTGGTGCAGGCAAAAAATTTAGTTGTCATTGTAGCTTTTTTGGTGAGGCAGTGTTAACTACTTCAGCAAAGCAGTTTGCGTCAAAGCAAAACTATCAACGAGGATAACACATAAGCTTTGCCTAAGTTTAAGATCATCTGCAGCACCAGCTGAAGCCAGCAAGAGCCATAACTGCAAAGCACTTCTGAAAGTCAAGCTTTGAAACTTGCTTCATTACACATAAAGCTCAAACTGCTCTCTCCAACTAACACAGCAATGGAAGACACTCAGGTGTTAGTTTCAGGGCTTAGACATCCAGTCCACTGAAAGCACTTTAATTACACCAGAGATAcaagatttcttcctttttatagaagtttttcctttttcaaccATCCAGCATCTACCACTCATGGGATAAAAGCCAAGTACACCTTGCTCCTGCAAAAAGTGACAGCACTTCAGCATCCTGGACAGAATTTCAGCTGCAAAGTTAGATAACAACCGTTCAATTTGCACTCATCTTTGTAAGCAACTCTTTACCCTTCTTCAGATACATTGcataaaaaaatacctttttggaAATATTCACACTTGTCCCAACCTTTTGCTCATTTGTGAAGGTCAAACAAGCTTGTAAGAGCTGGCATATATTCAGATGATGTATATCACATTAGTGTTACTCTAAGACGAAGGACTTGAGAACCTCACTGACTGGACTTGGTCACAGCCTCATGTGAACTTTTGTACTTTTTAAGGAGTCTTGTCACAGTCGACCAGATCATTCTCTTGTGCTTAAGTCACTTGTGTTTTGAAGTATGTAGATACTTACATATGTTCTACAGTCACACAACTCCAACTGGTATTAAtacacttttctctttttaagtgTTCCAGGTTTCTATTGTGGCCAGGTGCTTCCTGACAGCTACAGTCTAATTGAGGCCTCACCTTCTTCTGCCCCAAGTACTTGTGAAGACTGCAGCTGCCAAGGTCAGACTAGTCAGACTTAAGGCAGTTAACTCTTGCCTACCAGGAATTTAAAACCCAACTATACAGTTTCCTAACATGCATCAACATAGTGCACAGAACACTTTTTAAGCAAGATTCAAAGAGCAGCTATTATCATTTCATGCCTGTCCTCTTCCAGCTTTTGGTTTTTGAACAGCTCATTTGACCTGTCACCTCCTCCACAGGATGGAGTCAAATCCTAGATAAAATATACAGTAAGGTAAAAATGCTCCTGAGGAATCAGTTTCTGCCCTTCAGCATGAGCTGCTGCATTacaagctctgctgctgtgagTCACATCAGCTTCAGCAGGCACGAAACAAACCCGTGATTCGTAAAATGGTTAGCCCAGGACAAATCAAGGGGTTCTTCAAACTCAATCCTTAAGGCTGCAATGCAGCATAAACCTGGAGACATCAAGCCTGCCAGCAGTTACCCTCAGGCACTTCAAACACATTCAAGTACATTTTCACCTTAAAACCactatattttcattaaatcctTCAGATCTGCTAAAGATCCACTAAAGAACACAAGAGTCTTCCATAACTTCTAGCCTAAGCTGCAAGTGCTTTCCGCTACTGCCTCTGAAAGcattccctctcctccttcccatctGCAGCCTTCTCAGCAGCCAAGACAACACACGCAGCCCACCCAGTGACCAGAAAGGACTCTGAG
Encoded here:
- the TENT5C gene encoding terminal nucleotidyltransferase 5C produces the protein MARVSAPGSAPGQSRRGGRGRFSVLNWEQVSRLHEVLTEVVPIHGRGNFPTLKITLKDIVQTVRSRLSEAGIVVHDVRLNGSAAGHVLVKDNGLGCKDLDLIFQVSLPSEAEFQLVRDVVLRSLLNFLPEGVSKLKISPVTLKEAYIQKLVKVYTESDRWSLISLSNKHGRNVELKFVDCIRRQFEFSVDSFQIILDSLLFYYDYSETPMSEHFHPTVIGESMYGDFEAAFDHLQNKLIATKNPEEIRGGGLLKYSNLLVRDFRPMDKDEIKTLERYMCSRFFIDFPDILDQQRKLETYLQNHFSKEERSKYDYLMILRRVVNESTVCLMGHERRQTLNLISLLALKVLAEQNIIPNATNVTCYYQPAPYVSDVNFSNYYLANAPVPYSQSYPTWLPCN